DNA sequence from the Blastopirellula retiformator genome:
TGGACCGTGCAAGCTGCCATTTTATTTTCCACCTGCGCAGCATCAACCGAGAGACCGCTTCGACGGCGGACTCCTTACTGCCTGCTACGATTTTTTCTTCGCAGTCGCGGCGGCTTGCTTTCGGATCTTGGCGATGTGGGCCAGCATCTCCGCTTCGTTGGCCAGGCCGGTGAAGTAGTAGCCGATCATCTCGAACGTCCGTTTGCTCGGCTTGCCGCCGATCCACAGGTGGATCAACAGGCAGGCGATCATCGCGCAGTAAACCTGAATCTCGATCCCGTTTTTGCTGTGACTAATCAGATGCGCGCCACCCATCAGTTGCTTGTAGAAGCGGAAGAAGATTTCGACCGTCCAGCGATATGAATAAAGAATCGCGATGATTTCGGCTGGGGCGAACGGCATGTTCGTCGCGATTCGCAGCACGCCGTCGCTGCTNGGCGCCTTNGAACCTTTCACCTTGCCGCCAGTTCGATTNTTGTGCGGCGTGCACTTCACGCAGACAAGTCGAACCAGATGATCGGGGCGATCTTCCTTCTTGCTCGTCTTGCCAAGCAGCACGGTCTGATCGCTCAGCACGCCTGCGGCTCGATCGCCATCGGTCAGCGGATGTTCTTCGAGCACGTCATACTTCGAGTTGTCGCGCAGGCGACAGAGATAACTGCTGCCGCGCTGATCGATTGCGTTCAGCAGTTTGAACTTGGCGTAGCCGCGATCCATCGCATAAATCTTGTCCGCCTCCAGCGAACGCGCAAGCACCGCCCGCTCGTCGTTTTCGCCGCCGCCGTTAGGCGTCACGGTGATCGATTGCGGCGTGAAACTGGCGACCTCGAAGTGCGTGTGCAGTCGCCAACGCACAACGGCCGAACCGGTCGTCTGCTTCAACAGCGTCGCGGCCATGATCGACGGCAACGCGTTCACTACGCTACCATCGACGGCGATCAGCCCTTGCGCGAATTTCGCCGCTTTGGCGTCGAGTTTTCCGGCTTGAACCTGCTCGGTCAGCAGTCCGATAATGGCTTTCAGCCGTTCCGGATCGAACAGCCGAGCACTTTCGGAAAGCGAGCCAAGCGACGCTTTCTCGTTGCCAAGTTTCTGCTGAACCTTGGTCAGTTCGCTTGCCTGTGAAAGTGCTCGCAGACTAGAAATGCCGGGGTTCAAAACGTAAAGCAACACCAGCAGGCAATACTGATCGAAGTGCAACGTGCGGTTGCCAGCGACATCGCGCTCCGTCCCCTCGTCATGCAGTTGGGCCAACAACGGCCGCAACTTGGCAAAGTACTTCAGGCCTTGCACACGGATCGGTTGCTGGTCGTCGGCGCTAGCAGGCGGGGTCGCCGATTTCCGTTTTTTTGAAGACTTCCGCACGATAAAATGTCACTGCATCCAAGGTTGAAACCAAGCTTCGCCCTGCCAATGTGGCACGGCGAAATGGAATTAATTTGAATGCGCAAATGGCGTGCCGAACGGTATTGCCACGAGGGCATTTTTCAACAGGCAGCTAGAGCGGTTTTCTTCAATCTTTAGCGTTCTGGCTGGTTGCGGCCGCGCTGGTCGGCGTTGAACTGCATCGACGAATCTTTAGGATTCGCCTTGACCAGCTTGCCTCACCAACGCCAGAAACGCTACAGCTATCAGAAAAACGCGCTCGTGGACAAAAGAACCGTTTCGTTCGCCGCCCACCCCTGTCGCAGCACCCCGCACTCCACCCATTCTTCGCAACCTTCCCGCCTGGACATCAATTGCAATTGCTGCGGTTGTTTATTTTTTGAACTTGCCACCTCCACTCCCTCCCGATAGAGTATTTCGGCTACCCCATCGAGCCTGGCAGCCCACGCCACCTGACCGCGGGAAATCGCTTCCCTGATCCACAAGCGATCTGCAACACAAGTCAATCTGAAACCACGGACGGTTCAAAATGACGACCCAGGTAATTTACGATCTTGGCGCCAACAATGGCGGTGACATTCCGTACTACCTGTTGAAGGGCGATCTGGTCGTCGCAGTGGAAGCGAACCCGGCGCTTTGCGACTTGATCCAGGCGAAATTTAAGGTCGAGATCGAGCAAGGCCGCCTGGTCGTCGAAAACTGCGTCGTCAAAGCGGAAGGGGAATCAGGCGAGGTCGACTTCTATATCCACAACGTCCATCACGTCCTGAGCCAGTTGCCTCGGCCCGACGCCGACGTCATCGACGGTTACGAACAAGTTTCGCTCCCCTCGAAAACGATCGCCGACATCATCGGTCAGTATGGCCCGCCCCATTACATCAAGATCGACATCGAGCATTACGACGCCCAGATCTTGCGGGCTCTGTTCGCCGCCGACATTCGCCCTCCCTACATATCGTCCGAGTCGCATTCGATCGAGATCTTTGCGCTGCTGGTCGCCCAAGGAGGCTACGACGCCTTCAAACTAGTCGACGGCCGCACCGTGGCCGAAGTCTACGCCAACCACACGATCACTTCCCACCAAGGCGAAAAGATCGCCATCTCGTTCCCCGGCCACGCCGCCGGACCGTTTGGAGAAGATGTTGAAGGCCCCTGGATGTCAGGCAGCGACTTCGTCCAGGTCCTGGCGATCGAAGGGCTCGGCTGGAAAGATATCCACGCCACCCATCGCCATCAAGCGGCGACCAAACCGGCGTCGCTGCTGAAACACCTGGTTGGCTACGTCGACCGCAAATCGAAAGCGAAATCGCGGGAGATGATCAAGCGGTTCGGAAAGGCGCTGCCGTGGGGCAGACGCTCGGCGGCGTAACGCACTCGTGAAAGTCAGCCGCTGGACTGACGCGGAACAAGTCGTTTACAACTTGTCTTCAAAATTGGCGCCGACCTCCGCCTTCCACCCGCGGCTCTCAAATACCGCCTTCAGATCGCGTGCCAGTCGAATCTGTTCCGCTTCCTGAATCGTCGGCTTCGTCGGCGACGCCTGAAGCTCAAAGCCGTAGAACAAAAAGCCATCCTCTCCGCTCATCTTCGCCTGATCCGCGTCGGAATTGGCGAAGATATCCACAAAGTTACCCCGCAAATCAGCACAACGCGCCGGGCCTCCGCCTGAGTCGGGAAACGGAGTCCGAATTGCGTCGACAATCTCCTGATCGCTCGACGGGCCGTCGATCATGATAATGAATTGCAGCGTGTATTCAGGCATCGGAAATTCTTCGGCGGTGACGTCGCTTATTCATGCGGATCTAATCACGATTATCACATCGGCGCCGTCTTCGCAAATCTGGGGTTCAGAGCAGTAGATCGCGAGGATAACAAACCCGTTCGGGCAAATCCTCAAATTCAATCAGCCTACGATCCAGCGCCAAGCGGCTTAATCCCAGCCCGAAGATGCAGAGAAAGTGATCGATGTCGGTATGGAACTCGTAGGAGGTCCGGCGGCAATTATTCTTTTCGTGCCAATCCAGCAGCGCATTGAGCGATTCCAGGAACATCCGAGGATCGTTCCAGCGAATCGCAATTTGCATCTCCGCCATCCAACGCCCCCGCTTGGCGCTCATCGGCAGATTTACTCCCTTCGGTTTTTCCGCCAGGCCATCCTCTTCGCCCAGCAGCAACGGTTTGAACGCCCGCACCAGTTTCACTTCATAGGGGCGGCACGTCGAGGAGGTCGGGCTGACGAATCTCGCCTTGCGCGGCTCCGCTTCCCGCTGCGTTAGCTGCGCCGCTAGTTCTTCTCGACCTGACAATAGCGCAGAGCAAATGCCGAAGAGCTGATGCCGTGAATTCGTCAGACTGTAATCCTTCTCGCCGGCGGCGTTGCGATTCACTTCGGGATGCGGCGTAGTTCCTCGTAAATCGAGCACCGATAGGTAAGACTCTGCACAACGCTCGCAAGCCTCAGACACTTCCGCCAGCGGATAGCCGAGCGCGTACTTCAACAAGCCAATCGCCCTGTATTCAAGGCACAACGAGTAGTACCTGCCCTGTAACCGCTCGCTTTGCGGATTGTCGTCGATCCAGGCGATGCTCTGCTGCGCATATTCTTCGGCCTTGCGCAGAGTCCCAGGAAGCGACTCAAACATGCAATCGGTGATTCTAGGCGGATCGGTTGAGTCGGACATGGGAGAGATCAACGTAGAGACAAGAGGCGCAGTTGGCAAACGCCCCTAGTAAACTCCGTCCCCGCTCCTCGTTCAAGCAGAATCTGCGATCATCCGGGGACCAAAGATTTTGGCCGCAGATGGCTGTTGCCGAAAAGAGAGAGGGGCGGCGACGAGGCTTGGCTTTCGACGACCTGAAGCGGCGCGCTAAGCGAATGGACGCGACGCAATCAGAATCTGCGTCACGAAGACATGCTCTTCTCGCGTGCGACGCGATAAGAACATGGCGCCAGCCGTGGCACACCGGTTATTCGCGGCCGCCTAGATTCGTAAAATCGTCGCCGCCGACGGCGGTGGCGTAGGCGATGGCGTGCGATCGGCAGTGGGAGATGCTGATCATGATGTCGAGGATGCCGCGGCGTTGGCTTGACTCGAGGGCGCCGCCGCTGAGGTTGATGCGGGGTTTCCCGCCGAACAGGTTTTCTACCTCGACGTCGCGCCAGGTGATTCCTTTTATCCAGCCGGTGCCGATCGCTTTTAGCACCGCTTCTTTGGCGGCCCAGCGGCCGGCGTAGTGCTGGGTGGCCGCTTTTCGCGAGCTGCAGTAGTCGATCTCTCGCGGCGTAAAGACGCGGTTGACGAACAGCTCGCCATGGCGTTCGATCATTTGGGCGATGCGGAGACACTCAATGATGTCGGTTCCGATTCCAATGACGTTCATTGCTCTCTCCCCTGCCCTACTTCGCTGGCTTCAAGCCGCACGCTTCTTGAGCGCGAAGCAACACGGCGCCTGCCTGTTTGCGAGCGGCGGCGGCGCCATCGCCCAAGATCTCGCGCACCTTGTCCGGCTGCGCGGCCAGCTCTTCGCGCTTGGCGCGGAACTCGCCAAAGTACTCGTCCGCCGCATCGGCCAACGCCTTTTTGACGTGACCATAGCCAAAGCCCCCTTTGCGATAGAGGTCGGCCATTTCCTGCAGCGCGTCTGGCTGAGCGAACAAGCGATACAGCAGGTATAGATGATCCGATTCCGGATCTTTCGGATCTTCCATCGGCCGCGAGTCGGTCACGATCCGCATGATCTTCTTCCGCATCGCCTTGGCAGGCTCAAAGATCTCGATCGTGTTGTCGTAGCTCTTCGACATCTTCTCGCCATCAGTACCGACCACCTTGGCCGACGTGTCAAGCTGCTTCGCCTGCGGCAGGACAAAGACATCGCCAAAATGATGGTTGAAGCTTTGGGCCAGATCGCGGGTCACTTCGATATGCTGCACCTGGTCGGCGCCAACCGGCACGATGTTGGCGTCGTACGCCAAGATGTCAGCCGCCATCAACACCGGGTAGGTGAACAGACCGGCGCCGGCCGATAGCCCGCGGGCAATCTTGTCTTTGTAGGCATGGCAACGTTCGAGCAAGCCCATCGACGCGCCAGTCATCAAGATCCAGCAAAGCTCCGACACTTCCGGCACATCCGACTGCACGAACAGATTCGCTTTGTTCGGATCAAGGCCGAGCGCCAGCAGATCGAGCGCCGCGTCGAGCGTGTTCTGCTGCAGCCGCTCTTTGTCGCGAACGGTGGTCAGCGCGTGCAGGTTGGCGATGAAGTAGTACGACGCATCTTCGTTCTGCAGATCGATGTACTGCCGAATGGCGCCGAAGTAGTTCCCCCAGTGGAATCTTCCGGTGGGCTGAATGCCAGACAAAACGCGCATGATTTACGTACAGCGATGGAGGGAAGGAATGGGTCAGAAACTACGTTACGCCACCGGAGCGCCGGTGACGTTGGCTGGCGCCGGAGGCGCGGTTTGAATCGTGCCGATGATCTCAGCAACCGACGCAGCGCCGATCTCGGCAAGTGCGCCCGGCAACTGATCGAGGATTCTGGTAGACACGGTCGGATCGTTGAAGTTCGCCGTGCCGATCTGCACGGCCGACGCGCCAGCGACCAGGAACTCCATCATATCGTCAATCGTGCCGATGCCGCCGATGCCGATCACCGGAATCTTGACGCGTTGGGCGATCTGATAGACGCAGCGAAGGGCGACCGGTTTGATGGCCGGGCCGCTTAGACCGCCCATGATGTTTCCCAGCAGCGGCTTCTTGCGCCGCCAATCGACCGCCATCCCTAGCAGCGTGTTGATCGCCGAAATGCCATCGGCGCCACCTTCTTCTGCCGCCGCGGCAACATCCGCGATGCGGGCAACGTTCGGCGTCAGCTTCGCGAGCATCGGCTTGCTGCAGTGAGGGCGAACGCCGGCGATCAGATCGCGGCAGCTTTCGGGACAGATGCCAAAGTCGACCCCGCCGCTGACATTGGGACAGGAGATGTTCATTTCGATCGCGGCGACTTCGTCGTACTGCGACAGCCGCTCGGCCATTTGAGCGAATTCTTCGGCGGTACGGCCGGCGATGCTGACGACGGCAGGAGACCCCAGCGAGCCGAGATACGGCAAATGATGGTCGATGAACGCGTCGATGCCGTCGTTGTCGAGCCCGATCGAGTTCAACAGCCCGGCGGTCGTTTCGATCGTTCGCCAAGGAGCGTTGCCAGCCCGCGGGGCCTGAGTGATCGTCTTCGGGACAATGCCGCCGAGTCGACCGACATCGACCATGCCAGCCATTTCGCGCGCGTAGCCGAAGGTGCCGGAGGCGACCAGGATAGGATTTGCCAGTCGCAGAGAACCAATTTCGACCGACAAGCTGGCGGGCATGGGCAGAGACATCTATCTACCAAAGGGGAACGAGCGGAACGACAAGCGTTCATCCTATCCCCTAGCTGCCTATTGAAAAATGCCCTCGTGGCATTTTTCAGCCTCGCCAGGCGGAGAGCAGAGCTTGTTCCGGCTCGCAAAACAACGACCTACGTCGCCATCCTGGGATCGCAATCGGGCGATCGAGCAGCCCGTCCAATAGAATCAACGCGCTGCCAAAACCAATAGCGACAATGCGGCGCAGTAGCGCACGTCTCCCCTGCCGGGAGACGCGCTCACGCTATGCTACGCTTGTCCGCAGGTCGCAAACAGGCGGCTTAGATAATGCCGCCGTGGGTGCGATACGGCTTCAAGTGGCTCGGCTGGTCCAGGAACCAGATCCGTTCCCACTCGTCGAGGACCGTGCGCAGATCTTCCGACGTGTAGAGCAATTGGTTGGTACGACGCGCGGGATCGGCCGAGTAAATCGGCACGAAGCAACCGACGTTCGCCATCAAGCTTACGCCCAACAGGGCGCCCAGGATCAACTTGCGCATTGCATTCCTCCATGAAGCAGCGGCCTTGATGCGACTCCAAACGGCCGCACGGGTACCGACAAGCGTGATTTAGGTAGCGCAGCCGAGAATCCGATCGCGGCAAACGCTTATACAGATAGATCTTAGCTCGCGTCAACGTGCGACGCGTGATTGATCAATGATCGAAATCGCCTGGCGGGGGGGCGAATGTATTGGTTGGGGGTTCGGGAGGTTGCTGGCCAGAGGGGTTCGGAGAACCGCCCATCATGTCCATGTTCCCGGAGGCCATCGCTTCGGCCTCTTCGCGGCGTCGTTCCGCCTCTTCCATTTGGCGGACGCGTTCTTCCATCTCCTTACCAGGCTTGAAGGTTACGACGAATTTCGACGGAACATAAACCTTCTCACCGGTCCGCGGATTACGCGCTTTGCGGGCCGCACGCTTTTTGACTTCAAACACGCCAAAGTTTCGCAACTCGATTCGACCATCTTCCACCAAGGTATCAACAATGGCGTTGAACGTCTTTTGGACGATTTCCTTGGTTTTCAGCTGGGTGAGACCAATTTCCTCGGAAATGGTCTTCACGATCTCTTTCTTGGTCACGACGCGGCTCCTGATCGAGTTTTTTGGGTCAGTCAAACGACCCCAACGTCGCTCCAAGTGTAGGTGTCATAAGCACTAGAGTCAAGATCAATCACGACTTAGGCGAATTCTCTCGCCCAGGTCGTCACGCTCCCACGCGAAAAACCGTTCGCGTTTGAGACGTGGATAAATCTTAGTAAGTTTCGATTGTCAAAGAGCTTACGAGCCAAACAATGACTCGGGGACAACTCGCCATGCCGTAAGTCCTTACTGCAGAACAAGTTTGACCGCCAAAATCGTCGTCACGCACTTCGTACGCCGCAGACTGCTGACAGCACCCACTAGACGTTATCGGCGTCACAATCGTCAATCTTGAACTCTTCCGTTCGATTCGGGGAATTGATTAGATCCGAATCTGACTGCGACGCTCGTCAATTTCTTCCAGCTGATAGAGGGGGCCCTTGCCGCTCCCAGGGCACATTTCGCAGGTCGCTTTCCAATCTTCTTCGGTCCGAATGTTGGAATCCCAAAACGGCCAGGTTTTGCATTGCCGCGGACGTGCGGTGTAAACGGTACAGCCCCGCGACTGCGTATCGAAGAAGACGCACTCGCCGCCGCCATACTCTCGCAGGCTTTTTCGCAGGCCCACCTTCCGTACGTACGCCGTTTCAAATTGATCGACCGAAAGCTCGACGCACGCCGCAAGTTGCGCGATTTCTTCGTCATTTACCCACACATAGCCAGGGGCGCCGGTGCAGCAGTCGCCGCACTGCGAGCACTCGAAACGCAACCCATCGCGATACCAAGGTGAGTCTGACATCGATTCCCTTTTGAACATAGCTGAAGCGAGGCCGCCTGCTAGCAAGAGCGGCCGGTCATAGCTGGACTAGTGCTGAACGAGCGAGCCCAGCGCTGATAGCACTTTCTCAATCTCGGCTGCCGTCGTAAAGGCGCCTACGCTAAACCGGACCGCCCCGCCGCGGTCGCTAGTCCCCAACTGTTGATGGATCAGCGGCGAGCAATGCAGCCCTGCCCGAACCTGCACGTGATGGGCCGAATCGAGAAAGCTCGCCAGTTCGTGAGGATCGAAGCCTGGCACGTTCAAGCTGACCACGCCAACGCGGCTGGCCGCCGAGCGGGGACCATAGACTTCGATCTGCGGC
Encoded proteins:
- the trpS gene encoding tryptophan--tRNA ligase — encoded protein: MRVLSGIQPTGRFHWGNYFGAIRQYIDLQNEDASYYFIANLHALTTVRDKERLQQNTLDAALDLLALGLDPNKANLFVQSDVPEVSELCWILMTGASMGLLERCHAYKDKIARGLSAGAGLFTYPVLMAADILAYDANIVPVGADQVQHIEVTRDLAQSFNHHFGDVFVLPQAKQLDTSAKVVGTDGEKMSKSYDNTIEIFEPAKAMRKKIMRIVTDSRPMEDPKDPESDHLYLLYRLFAQPDALQEMADLYRKGGFGYGHVKKALADAADEYFGEFRAKREELAAQPDKVREILGDGAAAARKQAGAVLLRAQEACGLKPAK
- a CDS encoding HU family DNA-binding protein, whose translation is MTKKEIVKTISEEIGLTQLKTKEIVQKTFNAIVDTLVEDGRIELRNFGVFEVKKRAARKARNPRTGEKVYVPSKFVVTFKPGKEMEERVRQMEEAERRREEAEAMASGNMDMMGGSPNPSGQQPPEPPTNTFAPPPGDFDH
- a CDS encoding FkbM family methyltransferase, with the translated sequence MTTQVIYDLGANNGGDIPYYLLKGDLVVAVEANPALCDLIQAKFKVEIEQGRLVVENCVVKAEGESGEVDFYIHNVHHVLSQLPRPDADVIDGYEQVSLPSKTIADIIGQYGPPHYIKIDIEHYDAQILRALFAADIRPPYISSESHSIEIFALLVAQGGYDAFKLVDGRTVAEVYANHTITSHQGEKIAISFPGHAAGPFGEDVEGPWMSGSDFVQVLAIEGLGWKDIHATHRHQAATKPASLLKHLVGYVDRKSKAKSREMIKRFGKALPWGRRSAA
- a CDS encoding dihydroorotate dehydrogenase, with protein sequence MSLPMPASLSVEIGSLRLANPILVASGTFGYAREMAGMVDVGRLGGIVPKTITQAPRAGNAPWRTIETTAGLLNSIGLDNDGIDAFIDHHLPYLGSLGSPAVVSIAGRTAEEFAQMAERLSQYDEVAAIEMNISCPNVSGGVDFGICPESCRDLIAGVRPHCSKPMLAKLTPNVARIADVAAAAEEGGADGISAINTLLGMAVDWRRKKPLLGNIMGGLSGPAIKPVALRCVYQIAQRVKIPVIGIGGIGTIDDMMEFLVAGASAVQIGTANFNDPTVSTRILDQLPGALAEIGAASVAEIIGTIQTAPPAPANVTGAPVA
- the acpS gene encoding holo-ACP synthase; translation: MNVIGIGTDIIECLRIAQMIERHGELFVNRVFTPREIDYCSSRKAATQHYAGRWAAKEAVLKAIGTGWIKGITWRDVEVENLFGGKPRINLSGGALESSQRRGILDIMISISHCRSHAIAYATAVGGDDFTNLGGRE
- a CDS encoding YkgJ family cysteine cluster protein, whose translation is MSDSPWYRDGLRFECSQCGDCCTGAPGYVWVNDEEIAQLAACVELSVDQFETAYVRKVGLRKSLREYGGGECVFFDTQSRGCTVYTARPRQCKTWPFWDSNIRTEEDWKATCEMCPGSGKGPLYQLEEIDERRSQIRI